Proteins from a single region of Haloarcula laminariae:
- a CDS encoding macro domain-containing protein, whose translation MEFDVIQGDIAAQSADALVNAANTSLRMGSGVAGALKRAAGSGIDDEAVAKGPVELGGVATTEAYRLDADYVVHAAAMPAGGQATAASIRDATRNALAEADALNCQSLVMPAIGCGIAGFDFDEGVRIISEELAAFEPDSLSDVSLIAYDADEFERMRQVATEVRA comes from the coding sequence ATGGAGTTCGACGTCATCCAGGGTGACATCGCCGCCCAGTCCGCCGACGCGCTGGTCAACGCGGCAAACACCAGCCTCCGGATGGGGTCGGGCGTCGCCGGGGCGCTCAAGCGGGCGGCCGGGTCCGGCATCGACGACGAGGCCGTCGCCAAGGGGCCGGTCGAACTCGGCGGTGTGGCGACGACGGAGGCCTACCGGCTGGACGCCGACTACGTCGTCCACGCCGCGGCGATGCCCGCCGGCGGCCAGGCGACGGCGGCGAGCATCCGCGACGCGACCCGGAACGCGCTGGCGGAGGCCGACGCGTTGAACTGCCAGTCGCTGGTCATGCCGGCGATTGGCTGTGGCATCGCCGGCTTCGATTTCGACGAGGGCGTCCGCATCATCTCGGAGGAGCTCGCCGCCTTCGAGCCCGACTCGCTGTCGGACGTGTCCCTCATCGCCTACGACGCCGACGAGTTCGAGCGGATGCGACAGGTAGCGACGGAGGTCCGGGCGTGA
- a CDS encoding DUF2225 domain-containing protein yields MSGDGSATDADGPAEPVVCPVCGAGFESVSVHDEGLMVNMRDNDRYQRVCLEPVSDDGTALIRFFHHTHEQAGSDGPGSPGGRIP; encoded by the coding sequence GTGAGCGGCGACGGCTCCGCCACCGACGCTGACGGCCCCGCGGAGCCGGTCGTCTGTCCGGTCTGTGGCGCCGGCTTCGAGTCCGTCTCGGTCCACGACGAGGGGCTGATGGTGAACATGCGCGACAACGACCGCTACCAGCGGGTCTGCCTGGAACCGGTCAGCGACGACGGGACGGCGCTCATCCGGTTTTTCCACCACACCCACGAGCAGGCCGGGAGCGACGGGCCCGGGAGCCCGGGGGGACGGATACCGTGA